A region from the Corylus avellana chromosome ca7, CavTom2PMs-1.0 genome encodes:
- the LOC132187401 gene encoding high mobility group B protein 7 isoform X3 has translation MANPPRTRKRVLAVLRASDGSAYQKCNNCGVSMAVALADMHECETKKEGVVKRFRGVCGKQSVVKQSFGDQPRSPFRIFICGSAAQHKRESFVKTCETRNSISIDQEGFDTWKNMSKEERKPYISEAERVNTSFFKTLLEEIKTMQKLYEDYEDSEDYENSYSYDSSQCGETESLDTYGGTTDS, from the exons ATGGCGAATCCACCTAGGACCCGGAAGAGGGTCCTCGCAGTTCTCCGTGCCTCCGATGGAAGCGCCTATCAGAAATG CAACAACTGTGGGGTTTCGATGGCGGTCGCTTTGGCTGATATGCACGAGTGTGAAACCAAGAAGGAGGGGGTGGTAAAGAGGTTCAGAGGTGTGTGTGGGAAGCAAAGCGTTGTGAAACAGAGCTTTGGGGACCAACCCAGATCGCCTTTTCGGATTTTCAT ATGTGGAAGTGCAGCTCAACATAAAAG GGAAAGCTTTGTGAAGACCTGCGAGACTAGAAATTCAATTAGCATTGATCAAGAGGGGTTTGACACTTGGAAAAACATGTCCAAGGAG GAGAGGAAACCATACATCAGTGAAGCGGAAAGGGTCAACACttctttcttcaaaactttgctTGAAGAAATAAAGACTATGCAAAAG TTATATGAAGACTATGAAGACAGTGAAGACTACGAGAACTCTTATAGCTATGACAGTTCTCAGTGTGGAGAAACTGAGAGTTTAGACACTTATGGtg GCACTACCGATTCCTGA
- the LOC132187003 gene encoding WEB family protein At2g40480 — protein sequence MAEALDSATDQAVPGTPGIKEIRSDTGPEKLSAHGAGGTPSPCIRRFGSRAVIDTSPPFGSVKEAVTRFGGSGPWLPLYKLGENYNGIEEFDIKKVEEQAAELEKDLIVKELETLDVLEELGTTKRIVEELKRQLQKEALKCLTGHDFHSNEQMSTPAIKEMNKENHRNMFNNYEQMVGCSSPCPTSSPDLILMELKQAKVNLGKTIDDLGVIQNSVECLNKKMMKEKILLEKTRERLTSKFAGVSSLEEELKQIRVMPQIADNKEAYCAFENPPNIIRDFKSMAGQHRRMAEAARSEVSLMVSMNEQTKASMKTAEMRWVAAKKMEEAAKAAEAVALAEIKALSSNERPPEYILPEPEKITFSFEERSPLISKAQKVEGLSKLQSDESSISKLAILKKLKEATEEVKHSKHALEEALNRVESANRKQTDVEEAFRRWIPEEQKGQALYTTIKRNDFHPLDHCQVSPLNDVNKPTTILHDDSKPVLRSTVSMRDILSRKQALSDDYNIAGNEMEGHIEGGKVALSQMLHALRGDLEFSSKPEKDGNTHKQFMAQRKKFGLIHISFPLTKPSKKKMQALNAM from the exons ATGGCCGAAGCCTTAGACTCCGCCACCGACCAGGCGGTTCCGGGCACGCCTGgtataaaagaaataagatcCGACACAGGCCCGGAAAAGCTCTCGGCTCATGGAGCGGGTGGAACCCCGAGCCCGTGCATAAGGAGGTTTGGTTCGCGAGCTGTAATCGATACATCTCCGCCATTTGGGTCGGTCAAGGAGGCCGTGACCCGGTTTGGCGGGAGCGGGCCTTGGTTGCCGCTTTACAAGCTCGGAGAAAACTAT AATGGCATTGAGGAGTTTGACATAAAAAAAGTGGAGGAACAGGCAGCAGAGTTGGAAAAGGATCTGATTGTGAAAGAACTGGAAACACTGGATGTCCTTGAAGAACTGGGAACAACAAAAAGGATCGTGGAAGAGTTAAAGCGGCAGCTGCAGAAAGAAGCATTGAAATGCTTAACGGGCCATGACTTCCACTCAAATGAGCAGATGTCAACTCCTGCTATTAAGGAAATGAACAAAGAAAATCATAGAAATATGTTCAACAACTACGAGCAAATGGTGGGATGTTCAAGCCCATGCCCCACTTCGTCTCCTGATTTGATCTTGATGGAGTTGAAGCAAGCAAAAGTTAACCTTGGCAAAACCATAGATGATCTTGGGGTGATTCAAAATTCTGTTGAATGTCTaaataagaaaatgatgaaagagaaaattttactCGAGAAGACTCGTGAGAGGCTGACGTCAAAGTTTGCAGGGGTGTCATCTCTGGAGGAGGAGCTTAAACAAATAAGAGTAATGCCACAAATAGCAGACAACAAAGAAGCTTATTGTGCATTTGAAAATCCTCCAAATATTATCAGGGACTTTAAATCCATGGCTGGGCAGCATAGGAGAATGGCTGAAGCTGCAAGATCTGAAGTTTCACTAATGGTGTCCATGAATGAGCAGACAAAGGCCAGTATGAAGACTGCTGAAATGAGGTGGGTTGCAGCCAAAAAGATGGAGGAAGCAGCTAAGGCAGCAGAAGCTGTTGCCCTTGCTGAAATCAAGGCTCTTTCAAGCAATGAGAGACCGCCGGAGTACATACTGCCAGAGCCGGAGaaaattaccttttcttttgaaGAGCGATCTCCTTTAATCTCCAAAGCTCAAAAAGTTGAGGGGCTGTCCAAGCTCCAAAGTGATGAAAGTAGTATCTCTAAACTGGCCATTTTGAAGAAGTTGAAGGAAGCAACAGAAGAAGTTAAACACAGTAAACACGCCTTGGAGGAGGCTTTGAACAGAGTAGAAAGTGCAAATCGAAAGCAAACGGACGTTGAAGAGGCTTTCCGGAGATGGATTCCAGAGGAACAGAAGGGACAGGCTCTGTATACCACTATCAAGCGCAATGATTTTCACCCATTAGATCACTGTCAGGTTTCTCCACTAAATGACGTGAACAAGCCAACAACCATTTTACATGATGATTCAAAGCCTGTTTTAAGGTCAACGGTTTCAATGCGAGATATACTAAGCAGGAAGCAAGCTCTGTCTGATGACTATAATATAGCAGGGAATGAAATGGAAGGCCACATTGAAGGAGGAAAGGTGGCTCTGAGTCAAATGCTTCATGCACTGAGGGGGGACctggaattttcttcaaaacctgAGAAAGATGGAAATACTCATAAGCAGTTCATGGCACAGAGAAAGAAGTTTGGGCTCATCCATATATCCTTCCCTCTGACAAAGCCaagtaagaaaaaaatgcaaGCTTTGAACGCAATGTGA
- the LOC132187739 gene encoding uncharacterized protein LOC132187739 — protein MHSGSHNFPNEEAGKIFPRLLSKETSLANSSCRVLYYGGASGAVPFTWESQPGTPKHTLSAASLPPLTPPPSYYSNSISNSMKKSSKPNVLYAIFPKLSPRKALVSPSSSLSSVSSSSLSSWSSSTYSVSPKYHRSPTSTLSFGARRKGSNRFRGCYSMGNMKSAFLAIVGQRSGQGKSN, from the coding sequence ATGCACAGTGGAAGCCATAACTTTCCCAATGAGGAAGCTGGCAAGATCTTCCCAAGGCTTCTGTCAAAGGAGACCTCTCTGGCCAACTCTTCTTGCAGGGTGCTCTACTACGGAGGCGCTTCCGGTGCGGTTCCCTTCACGTGGGAGTCACAGCCGGGAACACCTAAGCACACCCTTTCTGCGGCGTCTCTTCCTCCCCTCACGCCCCCTCCTTCCTATTATTCTAACTCCATCTCCAACTCCATGAAAAAGAGCTCGAAGCCAAACGTCTTGTACGCCATTTTCCCCAAGCTGTCTCCGAGGAAGGCTCTTGTGTCGCCGTCGTCGTCGCTGTCGTCTGTTTCGTCTTCGTCGTTATCGTCGTGGTCGTCGTCAACATATTCAGTATCGCCAAAATATCATAGATCGCCTACTTCAACGTTGTCGTTTGGTGCAAGGCGTAAAGGTTCGAATCGGTTCCGAGGCTGCTACTCAATGGGGAACATGAAGAGTGCATTCTTGGCGATTGTAGGTCAGCGATCAGGCCAAGGTAAATCTAATTAG
- the LOC132188364 gene encoding uroporphyrinogen decarboxylase: protein MSCCFYSCASVPSFSAPSASFRSSRFALSSSSRPRVHCALRGTVAEPKVTAATEPLLLNAIRGEDVERPPVWLMRQAGRYMKSYQIICEKYPSFRERSENVDLVVEISLQPWKVFKPDGVILFSDILTPLSGMNIPFDIVKGKGPVIPNPLCTAVDVEQVREFIPEDSVPYVGEALTILRKEVDNKAAVLGFVGAPFTLASYVVEGGSSKHFSKIKRLAFSQPKVLHALLEKFATSMAKYIKYQADSGAQAVQIFDSWATELSPVDFEEFSLPYLKQIVDSVKQTHPDLPLILYASGSGGLLERLALTGVDVVSLDWTVDIAEGRRRLGSNVAVQGNVDPGVLFGSKEFITNRINDTVRKAGRGKHILNLGHGIVVGTPEENVAHFFEVSKGLRY from the exons ATGTCTTGCTGCTTCTATAGTTGTGCCTCCGTACCTTCTTTCTCTGCTCCCTCGGCTTCCTTTAGAAGCTCCAGATTCGCTCTCTCCTCCAGTTCAAGGCCCCGAGTCCATTGTGCCCTTCGAG GGACTGTGGCTGAACCAAAAGTGACTGCTGCTACCGAGCCGCTGTTGCTTAATGCTATTCGTGGGGAGGATGTTGAGAGACCCCCGGTTTGGCTCATGAGGCAAGCAGGGAGGTACATGAAG AGTTACCAAATTATCTGTGAGAAGTATCCTTCGTTTCGGGAAAGATCAGAAAATGTTGATCTTGTTGTGGAAATTTCACTACAACCGTGGAAGGTTTTTAAGCCTGATGGG GTCATTTTATTCTCGGACATTCTTACCCCTCTATCTGGGATGAACATACCTTTTGACATTGTGAAAGGTAAGGGTCCTGTCATACCCAATCCTCTATGCACGGCTGTTGATGTCGAACAAGTGAGAGAATTCATTCCTGAAGATTCAGTCCCATATGTTGGGGAAGCCTTGACAATCTTACGGAAAGAG GTAGATAATAAAGCAGCAGTCTTAGGTTTTGTTGGGGCTCCTTTTACCCTGGCGTCTTATGTGGTTGAAGGTGGTTCATCGAAGCACTTCTCAAAAATAAAGAGATTAGCTTTCTCACAACCCAAG GTCCTCCATGCATTACTTGAGAAATTTGCAACGTCAATGGCAAAGTACATTAAATACCAAGCTGACAGTGGAGCTCAAGCTGTTCAGATCTTTGACTCATGGGCCACAGAGCTTAGCCCCGTAGATTTCGAAGAGTTCAGTCTGCCTTACTTGAAGCAGATTGTGGATTCTGTAAAACAAACCCATCCAGATCTTCCTCTAATCCTTTATGCAAGCGGATCCGGGGGCTTACTTGAGAGGCTAGCTTTGACTGGTGTTGATGTAGTTAGCCTGGATTGGACTGTTGATATTGCTGAAGGTAGGAGACGACTGGGATCAAATGTAGCAGTTCAGGGGAATGTGGATCCTGGTGTTCTGTTTGGTTCAAAGGAGTTCATCACCAACCGTATCAATGATACTGTGAGGAAAGCAGGGAGAGGGAAACATATTTTGAATCTTGGCCATGGCATTGTTGTAGGTACACCTGAAGAGAATGTTGCTCATTTCTTTGAGGTTTCTAAAGGACTCAGATACTAA
- the LOC132187401 gene encoding high mobility group B protein 7 isoform X2 — protein sequence MANPPRTRKRVLAVLRASDGSAYQKCNNCGVSMAVALADMHECETKKEGVVKRFRGVCGKQSVVKQSFGDQPRSPFRIFMESFVKTCETRNSISIDQEGFDTWKNMSKEERKPYISEAERVNTSFFKTLLEEIKTMQKVDDEADSVTVGKFDQLYEDYEDSEDYENSYSYDSSQCGETESLDTYGGTTDS from the exons ATGGCGAATCCACCTAGGACCCGGAAGAGGGTCCTCGCAGTTCTCCGTGCCTCCGATGGAAGCGCCTATCAGAAATG CAACAACTGTGGGGTTTCGATGGCGGTCGCTTTGGCTGATATGCACGAGTGTGAAACCAAGAAGGAGGGGGTGGTAAAGAGGTTCAGAGGTGTGTGTGGGAAGCAAAGCGTTGTGAAACAGAGCTTTGGGGACCAACCCAGATCGCCTTTTCGGATTTTCAT GGAAAGCTTTGTGAAGACCTGCGAGACTAGAAATTCAATTAGCATTGATCAAGAGGGGTTTGACACTTGGAAAAACATGTCCAAGGAG GAGAGGAAACCATACATCAGTGAAGCGGAAAGGGTCAACACttctttcttcaaaactttgctTGAAGAAATAAAGACTATGCAAAAG GTCGATGACGAGGCAGATTCAGTTACGGTTGGGAAGTTTGATCAG TTATATGAAGACTATGAAGACAGTGAAGACTACGAGAACTCTTATAGCTATGACAGTTCTCAGTGTGGAGAAACTGAGAGTTTAGACACTTATGGtg GCACTACCGATTCCTGA
- the LOC132186974 gene encoding 5-amino-6-(5-phospho-D-ribitylamino)uracil phosphatase, chloroplastic yields the protein MGCATCGNFRTSSLLLPWRPSSRIPPSSFPSNIRLMKFRRLNLVKHNLVVRNAFGFDENGSFNGFPITPNKLFMQETIGAEYGEGFETFRPDGPLKVDVDFLNDRLQEGFLKRIRYAMKPDEAYGLIFSWDNVVADTRSLKLNAWKQLAYEEGKEIPEDGDLQRLMLYAAADHVLHKFLLLWDESETELERLKFRFSELYFGNLLEIKEPVEGLKEWLDAVSTARIPCAVVSNFDRRNMVQALERMGLKKYFQAIVTEEDGMESIAHRFLSAAVKLDRKPSKCVVFEDDPRGVTAAHNCTMMAVALIGAHPAYDLVQADLAVAGFNELSVINLRRLFANNGSTFMDLQKQIVEKSPPKRKLTIDTIF from the exons ATGGGCTGTGCCACTTGCGGCAATTTCAGAACCTCTTCTCTACTACTTCCATGGAGGCCCTCTTCGCGGATTCCACCGTCTTCGTTCCCTTCGAACATCAGATTAATG AAATTCCGGCGTTTGAACCTGGTTAAGCATAACCTGGTGGTCAGGAACGCTTTTGGGTTCGACGAAAATGGCTCCTTTAATGGGTTTCCCATCACACCCAACAAGCTTTTCATGCAAGAG ACGATTGGAGCTGAATATGGAGAAGGTTTTGAGACTTTTAGACCAGATGGGCCTCTAAAGGTTGATGTG GATTTTTTGAACGACAGATTGCAAGAAGGTTTTCTTAAGCGAATACGCTATGCAATGAAGCCAGATGAAGCATATGGTCTTATTTTCTCTTGGGACAATGTGGTG GCAGATACTCGAAGTCTAAAGTTGAATGCTTGGAAGCAGCTTGCCTACGAAGAGG GAAAGGAAATTCCTGAAGATGGTGATTTGCAAAGATTGATGCTTTATGCAGCTGCTGATCATGTACTGCATAAG TTTTTACTACTATGGGATGAATCAGAAACAGAACTGGAGAGATTGAAGTTTAGGTTTTCGGAGTTGTATTTTGGGAATCTTCTCGAA attAAAGAACCTGTGGAGGGTCTCAAAGAATGGCTGGATGCAGTATCTACAGCTCGCATCCCTTGTGCTGTTGTTTCAAATTTTGATCGGAGAAACATGGTACAGGCCCTAGAGAGAATGGGGCTCAAGAAGTATTTCCAG GCAATTGTGACCGAAGAAGATGGTATGGAATCAATAGCTCACAGGTTTCTTTCTGCAGCTGTGAAG CTTGATCGGAAACCATCCAAGTGTGTGGTGTTTGAGGATGACCCTAGAGGCGTAACTGCCGCTCACAACTGTACAATGATGGCTGTGGCACTAATCGGTGCTCACCCAGC GTACGATCTGGTGCAGGCTGATCTTGCAGTTGCTGGGTTTAATGAGCTTTCGGTTATCAACCTGAGAAGATTATTTGCTAATAATGGTTCCACGTTCATGGACCTGCAGAAGCAGATTGTAGAGAAGTCTCCTCCGAAAAGGAAGCTTACCATTGATACCATTTTTTGA
- the LOC132187401 gene encoding high mobility group B protein 7 isoform X1, with protein MANPPRTRKRVLAVLRASDGSAYQKCNNCGVSMAVALADMHECETKKEGVVKRFRGVCGKQSVVKQSFGDQPRSPFRIFICGSAAQHKRESFVKTCETRNSISIDQEGFDTWKNMSKEERKPYISEAERVNTSFFKTLLEEIKTMQKVDDEADSVTVGKFDQLYEDYEDSEDYENSYSYDSSQCGETESLDTYGTTDS; from the exons ATGGCGAATCCACCTAGGACCCGGAAGAGGGTCCTCGCAGTTCTCCGTGCCTCCGATGGAAGCGCCTATCAGAAATG CAACAACTGTGGGGTTTCGATGGCGGTCGCTTTGGCTGATATGCACGAGTGTGAAACCAAGAAGGAGGGGGTGGTAAAGAGGTTCAGAGGTGTGTGTGGGAAGCAAAGCGTTGTGAAACAGAGCTTTGGGGACCAACCCAGATCGCCTTTTCGGATTTTCAT ATGTGGAAGTGCAGCTCAACATAAAAG GGAAAGCTTTGTGAAGACCTGCGAGACTAGAAATTCAATTAGCATTGATCAAGAGGGGTTTGACACTTGGAAAAACATGTCCAAGGAG GAGAGGAAACCATACATCAGTGAAGCGGAAAGGGTCAACACttctttcttcaaaactttgctTGAAGAAATAAAGACTATGCAAAAG GTCGATGACGAGGCAGATTCAGTTACGGTTGGGAAGTTTGATCAG TTATATGAAGACTATGAAGACAGTGAAGACTACGAGAACTCTTATAGCTATGACAGTTCTCAGTGTGGAGAAACTGAGAGTTTAGACACTTATG GCACTACCGATTCCTGA